In a genomic window of Saccharomyces paradoxus chromosome X, complete sequence:
- the KRE9 gene encoding Kre9p (Glycoprotein involved in cell wall beta-glucan assembly~similar to YJL174W) has product MRLQRNSIICALVFLVSCVLGDVNVVSPNSKATFSPSGGVVSIPVEWMDNGAYPPLSKITYFTLSLCTGPNTNINCVATIASKVSPSDLTQDDKVYSYTAEFASTLTGNGQYYIQVYAQVDGQGNTIHYTPRFELTSMGGTTAYTYSGTIEPTPQTSIQTTTTNNAQATTIDSRSFTVPYTKQTGTSRFAPMQMQPNTKVTATTWTRKFATSAVTYYSTFGSLPEQATTLTPGWSYTISSGANYATPAAMPSANGGWYKPSKRLSLSARKINMRKV; this is encoded by the coding sequence ATGCGTTTACAAAGAAACTCCATTATATGTGCTTTGGTGTTTTTAGTCTCATGCGTGCTAGGTGATGTGAATGTCGTTTCCCCAAACTCCAAAGCCACATTCAGCCCAAGTGGTGGTGTTGTTTCTATTCCCGTTGAATGGATGGATAATGGTGCATATCCCCCATTAAGCAAAATTACATATTTCACGTTAAGTCTTTGTACCGGTCCTAACACCAACATCAACTGTGTAGCCACGATTGCTAGTAAGGTTAGTCCAAGTGATTTGACGCAGGATGATAAGGTTTACTCTTACACAGCTGAGTTTGCATCGACTTTAACTGGGAACGGTCAATATTACATTCAAGTTTATGCCCAAGTGGACGGCCAAGGTAACACTATCCATTATACACCAAGATTCGAACTGACTTCTATGGGAGGTACTACGGCTTATACATATAGTGGTACGATTGAGCCTACTCCGCAGACTTCTATTCAAACAACCACGACAAACAACGCGCAAGCCACTACTATTGACAGTCGTTCATTTACTGTTCCATACACCAAGCAGACCGGTACATCGCGTTTTGCTCCAATGCAAATGCAGCCAAATACTAAAGTGACTGCTACCACGTGGACAAGGAAATTTGCTACTAGTGCTGTGACATATTACTCTACCTTTGGCTCACTGCCAGAACAAGCAACTACGTTGACTCCTGGTTGGTCTTATACAATATCATCGGGAGCAAACTATGCTACTCCTGCAGCTATGCCCTCGGCCAATGGTGGTTGGTACAAACCATCCAAGAGGTTGTCTTTGTCTGCGAGGAAAATCAATATGAGAAAAGTATGA
- the RFA3 gene encoding Rfa3p (Subunit of heterotrimeric Replication Protein A (RPA)~similar to YJL173C): MASETPRVDPTEISNVNAPVFRIIAQIKSQPTESQLILQSPTKSSKNDSEIEMITLNNIRVSMNKTFEIDSWYEFVCRNNDDGELGFLILDAVLCKFKENEDLSLNGVVALQRLCKKYPEIY; the protein is encoded by the coding sequence ATGGCCAGCGAAACACCAAGAGTCGACCCCACCGAAATATCCAACGTCAATGCCCCCGTATTTAGAATAATAGCGCAAATCAAGTCACAACCCACTGAGTCTCAACTGATCTTGCAATCGCCAACCAAATCATCGAAAAACGACAGCGAGATTGAAATGATCACCTTAAATAATATCCGTGTATCTATGAATAAAACATTCGAGATAGATTCGTGGTATGAATTTGTTTGCAGGAACAATGATGACGGCGAACTAGGGTTTTTGATTCTAGACGCTGTACTATGCAAATTCAAGGAGAACGAAGATTTAAGCTTAAACGGTGTGGTCGCTTTACAAAGACTTTGTAAGAAATACCCGGAAATATACTAG